A window of the Oryza brachyantha chromosome 5, ObraRS2, whole genome shotgun sequence genome harbors these coding sequences:
- the LOC102700147 gene encoding translation initiation factor IF-2-like, which yields MAVHGKPKPHAPPPPPPPPPLHPEAKKSFLRRLFPFLLAANIFVGAYLLVRTYQGSGKKDTESDPTSASSASSPAAADKPAEPIAAPIKVLPPIPEDDQRQLYKWMLEEKRKIKPRDAAEKKKIDEEKALLKEFIRAGSLPSL from the exons ATGGCTGTGCACGGCAAGCCCAAGCCCCAtgcccctccgccaccgccaccgccgcctccgctgcaTCCGGAGGCCAAGAAGAGCTTCCTGCGTCGCTTGTTCCCCTTCCTCCTGGCTGCCAACATCTTTGTCGGAG CTTATCTACTTGTGAGGACCTACCAGGGCTCGGGAAAGAAAGATACCGAGAGTGATCCTACTTCTGCTTCGTCCGCCTCATCTCCTGCAGCTGCTGACAAGCCTGCAGAACCAATTGCTGCACCCATAAAAGTGCTCCCGCCAATCCCCGAAGACGATCAGCGCCAGCTGTACAAATGGATGCTGGAGGAGAAGCGGAAGATCAAGCCACGCGACGCtgcagagaagaagaagattgaTGAGGAGAAGGCCCTTCTCAAAGAGTTCATACGAGCAGGATCCCTGCCAAGCTTATAA